The window AAAGCTTGAGCGAATTTACagctttttaaaaagctttaagcaTGAAAAGCTTTAAGTTCAATCATACTTACTCCAAAATACCCTTCTTGAGAGACACTTCAGCTTCACGAACTTTCAAGGGAGCCAATGGGGGAATGCCATACTGAGGCCAGCCACAAGGCATTTGCTTTTGCATTTTACGGATAAAACGACGCACCTGCCAAGACAAAATGAATTGAGGAGCCActaaaattcaagaaaaaatttattaattccaTTAACTCCATCAAAATGTTTCTTTCAACTTACCCTCCATGGTACCATCTTCATTATCAATCACAACCTCTAATTCACCATCATTATTTTCGACTACATCCAAAACGTAGGCATCAATCTTATTGCTCATGGGACTACCAATTCTACCCTGACTGGGTAAAATGGTGCCGGCCAAGGCTACACTGGCAAAAGCCAAAACTAATAAAAAGCGCATTTTCAATTAAAGCTAAAGTAACTTTTCGGGGGAAATGCTACCTATGAACTGTTTAAAATATTGCTAAATATTAgctttttatattgttaatattggcagaaaaatatgtttactttAAAGTGATTTATATGGTGGTTGTTATCTCTTTTTTTACCAGGGGTCTTTGGcgaaacttttgttttagctTGTTATCTTAAAAGGGGggcaaaaataattttgctattttttttttttttttgtagttgacAATCTATTGGCCAATtaagatttaataaatattttatagatttatatgcaaaagaaaagaatatattttaaaagaagccTTATCAAATATCATTcacaaattaaacttttaaaatatttttgtagttgtttcaAATAGTAAAGAAttgaaattaaagcaaaaactaataaattagcttaaatttttctaacatttttattgaaatcgattttaacattaaaacacaaattaaactagaactgatctttaACCCGACATGAACTAGATCAAaatttgaacagaactagaatattactagaacagaactagaatagaactagaacagatctagaacaaaactagaacagaactacaaatagaacagaaatagaacagaattagaacagaactagaacagacctataacagaactagaacagaaccagaacacaactagaactaaaacagtacaagaactaaattagaacagaactagaacagaactagaacagaattagaacagaactagaacagaactagaaaagaactagaacagaactagaacagaactagaacagaactagaacggaactagaacagaactagaacagaactagaacaaaactagaacagaactagaacagacctagaacagaactagaactaaaacagtacaagaactaaattagaacagaactagaacagaactagaacagaattagaacagaactagaacagaactagaaaagaactagaacagaactagaacagaactagaacagaactagatcggaactagaacagaactagaacagaactagaacggaactagaacagaactagaacaaaactagaacagaactaaaacagaactagaacagacctataacagaactagaacagaaccagaacagaactagatctaaaacagtacaagaactaaattagaacagaactagaacagaactagaacagaactagaacagaactagaacggaactaaaacagaactaaaacagaactagaacagaactagaacagaactagaacagaattagaacagaactagaacagaactagaaaagaactagaacagaactagaacagaactagaacggaactagaacagaactagaacagaactagaacagaactaaaacagaactaaaacagaactagaacagaactagaacagaactagaacagaactagaacagaactagaacagaactagaacagaactagaacagaactagaacagaactagaacagaactagaacagaactagaacagaactagaacagaactagaacagaactagaacagaactagaacagaactagaacagaactagaacagaactagaacagaactagaacagaacagaaaagaacagaacaagaacagaacaagaacagaacaagaacagaacaagaacagaacaagaacagaacaagaacagaacaagaacagaacaagaacagaacaagaacagaacaagaacagaacaagaacagaacaagaacagaaccagaacagaacaagaacagaactagaacagaactagaactgaattagaactaaactagaacagaactagaacagaactagaacagaactagaacagaactagaacagaactagaacagaactagaacagagctagaacagagctagaacagaactagaacagaactagaacagaattagaactagaacagaactagaacagaactagaacagaactagaacagaactagaacagaactagaacagaattagaactagaactagaacagaactagaacagaacagaactagaacagaactagaacagaactagaatagaactagaacagaattagaacagaactagaacagaactagaacagaactagaacataactagaacagaactagaacagaactagaacagaactagaacagtactagaaccaAAACTAAATAAGATTGGAAAATTAAaccacattttatatttaaactttaataaattcctTTATTTCATATCACCATTCgcatttcaaattttcttcaaatctCATTCGACCAGGGAGCTGGAGGAGCCTCACACTTTTTGCTCGAACCACCCAACTGACCCAACATATACCAAATCTTTTTACCCTTCATCATGGCATTTACGCGAGGCACAAAGTTCTCCTCAATCATGGCACTTATCTTAGCCTGATTACCGTTAATGAACGATGGCACCAAATCCTCAATTTGATCGTTGACCAATCTATTCAATTTGCCATTACCCAAAATACCACAAATATTAGAGGTGGCCGAACCCAAAGTAACAACAGCTTGGAATTTATAGATCTTAATGGAACCGAAAATGTAGGgcattttatatttgaattgaCCCTCAATGGAAAGATTTTGCAAAGAGAATTCAAGAGGACCACTGCCCTCGTAGCGTACGGATAAGCCTAACTGTTTCATGGTATCCAAAAAGGCATCGGTGTTCATGAGCGAAGCAGTGGCCTTCAAAACGGGGAAATTGAAATGGAATTTAACTTTCTTGTTGAAAGTGtaggaaacttttaatttcCTGATTTCCATTTTATCCAAACCATCGAAACGGAAGCGAATCATTTGAACGAGGGCACtggaaaaaagggaaatttaaggAGATTTCTTTTGGGGGAAGATGCCGTTGTAAGATACTTACTCTACTACAGATTTGGCTAAATGGACTTCCAAATCAGGATTGGTATAGGGAGCCAAAGGAGGAATACCATATTCTGGCCAACCGCAGGGCATTTGTTGTAGAGCATTTCTAACAGCCTTTTTGGCTTGAGAGTTTAAAATCAACCCCTGGTTTCGGGTTCAATATCTAAAATTTAAGGAGTTTCGTGTAAGAAATAGACTTCGTTCTGAAATTCTTTTACAATACTTACTCTCATCCTGCATAAATTGCTCCCATTGTTGTTCGGTCAACAATTCTACCTCATAGGCCGCTACGCAAGCCAATAAAGCCGCAAATACcacaaataatttcattttaattttttacaaaaattcttttttagattttctttgtGTTCTTCTCACCAGCtccaaaaaacaaatataattttattttatgagaCATTTACACACGCTTTTATACTCTTGTCAAAAACACTTGATTATTACGATGATTATTTCGGACACTAATCGGAcaattttacacttaatttatgatgtttttcaatataaattatttatagaaacgATCAAAATCGTTAAGGCGATCAAAAGAGATAATAAAAGTATGTTgacgaacaaaaaaatatatataatctaATCGttcaattaaaatacaaatataataaaataaataaaaaataataattaaaaaaaaatggaactAGAAAATTTGACCAAGATATGGTTGGATGGATTACGtactttaaaaatcatttaattggTAAAAACGGGTCAGATAATCTTTaacaaaaagcaaataaatcaaataatcaAGTGCAAAACACTTGCTTAATTGCAGTTCTATATAATGAACAAATCGGCTATTTGATATAGACAGACAAatcaaacgaaataaaaaagcattatgttcgaaaatttagTTACCCTAACAATACTTAGTTGCAGCAAACAATTATCAACACAACAGCTGATTTAAAGCAACTTCTGTTTAAGCTCTCTTTAAGCTCTCATTTCTCTCTTTATTTAGTTGCTCCAACCACAAACTTTATTCcagcaaaatactttaaacaattaattttaattacataaattctttaaaaatgcaaatcaaggaaaatttttaatcaaaatcttATTCAGGAAAAACATCAAGTATTAATTTCCTTTaactaaaattgatttttttccgcttcgaaacataataaaattaatcaaaacttttaatttaaattcaatattctTTTTTAAGTACAAACTAAGTACAATGCACTATCAGATTTGAATATGCTAGAGTCTCACCTATGGGGGGGAGATATTAATCAAATGttatcaaaaaaatgtttttaaattaaaacacttttggggggaataagatttttatttatggaaaaaattgatatttttgttttgatttccgttactttttttaaattttatttgattaaaataaattttctatagaaaatgcttTTTCGATTcacataatttttcataaaaaaagttgtctatagaaaaaggatttttaattcaaacaacttttcacttaaaagatttaaaactgAATTGAGAAGAGAAAATAGAACATATTCAAAgcagaattaaaaacaaattagaacagaactagaacggaactagaacagaactagaacgggactagaacagaactaagacagaac of the Lucilia cuprina isolate Lc7/37 chromosome 2, ASM2204524v1, whole genome shotgun sequence genome contains:
- the LOC111689837 gene encoding LOW QUALITY PROTEIN: uncharacterized protein LOC111689837 (The sequence of the model RefSeq protein was modified relative to this genomic sequence to represent the inferred CDS: inserted 1 base in 1 codon) produces the protein MKLFVVFAALLACVAAYEVELLTEQQWEQFMQDENIEPETRGXILNSQAKKAVRNALQQMPCGWPEYGIPPLAPYTNPDLEVHLAKSVVDALVQMIRFRFDGLDKMEIRKLKVSYTFNKKVKFHFNFPVLKATASLMNTDAFLDTMKQLGLSVRYEGSGPLEFSLQNLSIEGQFKYKMPYIFGSIKIYKFQAVVTLGSATSNICGILGNGKLNRLVNDQIEDLVPSFINGNQAKISAMIEENFVPRVNAMMKGKKIWYMLGQLGGSSKKCEAPPAPWSNEI